In Micromonospora sp. WMMA1363, a genomic segment contains:
- a CDS encoding SIS domain-containing protein, with translation MIDGMAGVSGRREADEDLLDDPDVLAERDPGGMLRHVASAGAQVRESASLAAEANLSVLADEGRPRAVVIAGIGTAGRTGDVLATVAGPRCPVPVIPHRSAGVPGWVGAADVVVAVSASGRSPEALGAAEAAHRRGARLVAVGAPDSRLQSVAERARAPFIPVPRRAPARASLWALTVPVLLAARALGLVKVNEADLAETAARLDADADRCRSSAESFVNPAKALALGLAGSIPIVWGSSPLATVAARRFGDTLSANARYPVVSGALGEAGRGRVGLLDGVFGGLVEGERDIFADPDDESPVGTRLRLVLLRDGGLNAEDDADEPLAVEERRADAVQTLAERRGVRCDVVTAEGGSALERLASLVAVPDFASIYLALAHGLDPMAVPAITEMKELANQ, from the coding sequence CGAAGCCGACGAGGACCTGCTCGACGATCCGGACGTGCTCGCCGAGCGGGACCCGGGCGGGATGCTGCGACACGTCGCCTCAGCGGGCGCGCAGGTCCGCGAGTCGGCGTCGCTCGCCGCCGAGGCCAACCTGTCCGTGCTCGCTGACGAGGGCCGGCCCCGCGCGGTCGTGATCGCCGGCATCGGTACGGCCGGGCGTACCGGCGACGTACTGGCGACGGTTGCCGGCCCGCGCTGCCCGGTGCCGGTTATCCCACACCGCAGCGCCGGCGTGCCCGGGTGGGTGGGTGCCGCTGACGTGGTCGTCGCGGTCAGCGCCTCGGGCCGTAGCCCTGAGGCGCTCGGCGCGGCCGAGGCCGCCCATCGGCGTGGTGCCCGCCTCGTCGCGGTCGGTGCCCCGGACTCGCGGCTGCAGTCGGTGGCCGAACGCGCCCGGGCACCGTTCATCCCGGTGCCCCGGCGCGCCCCGGCCCGGGCCAGCCTCTGGGCGCTCACCGTGCCGGTACTGCTCGCCGCCCGTGCGCTCGGCTTGGTGAAGGTCAACGAGGCGGACCTGGCGGAGACCGCGGCGCGGCTGGACGCCGACGCGGACCGGTGCCGCTCGTCCGCGGAGTCCTTCGTCAACCCGGCCAAGGCCCTCGCGTTGGGCCTGGCCGGTTCGATCCCGATCGTCTGGGGTTCGTCCCCGCTGGCTACCGTCGCGGCCCGCCGGTTCGGTGACACCTTGTCGGCGAACGCCCGCTACCCGGTGGTGTCCGGGGCGCTGGGCGAGGCCGGCCGGGGCCGGGTTGGGCTGCTCGACGGCGTCTTCGGCGGTCTGGTCGAGGGAGAGCGGGACATTTTCGCGGACCCGGACGACGAGTCACCGGTCGGCACCCGACTGCGGCTGGTACTGCTGCGTGACGGTGGCCTCAATGCCGAGGACGACGCGGACGAGCCCCTCGCGGTCGAGGAGCGGCGGGCCGATGCGGTGCAGACTCTCGCCGAGCGGCGGGGGGTGCGTTGCGACGTGGTCACCGCCGAGGGCGGCTCCGCGTTGGAACGGCTCGCCTCACTGGTCGCAGTCCCGGACTTCGCATCGATCTACCTCGCCCTGGCGCACGGTCTGGACCCG